One genomic region from Desulfurispira natronophila encodes:
- the thiS gene encoding sulfur carrier protein ThiS, whose amino-acid sequence MATVNGKSMYIQEPVTINELVDQLGVNATHMAVEVNGQLVSRESYGTTKVDNDAIVEIITLAGGG is encoded by the coding sequence ATGGCCACAGTGAATGGCAAGTCGATGTATATTCAAGAGCCGGTTACTATAAATGAGCTTGTAGATCAACTTGGCGTAAATGCAACTCATATGGCCGTGGAAGTGAATGGTCAACTTGTAAGCAGGGAGTCTTACGGTACAACTAAAGTAGACAATGATGCCATTGTAGAAATTATAACTCTCGCAGGAGGCGGTTAA
- the thiC gene encoding phosphomethylpyrimidine synthase ThiC, translating into MNVTQMYRARQGEITPAMETVARSEQLEPEFVRSEVARGRMVITANINHKNLIPMGIGLNARCKINANIGNSKLSSGCKEELEKLDMAIRYGADTVMDLSTGEDINTIRQAIIDHSTVPIGTVPMYQAVEEIEDPLDLSGRKILDVIEQQARQGVDYMTVHCGILRQHIPMAMDRTTGIVSRGGSLMAQWMQRHEKENPIYEHYDELLEICQKYDVTLSLGDSLRPGCLADASDKAQLSELAILGELCKRAWEKDVQVMIEGPGHVPIDQIEYNVKKQMELCHEAPFYVLGPLVTDIAPGYDHITGAIGGALAAYYGVSMLCYVTPKEHLGLPNAEDVRNGIIAFKIAAHSANIARRFPGVRDRDDEMSKARFSFDWEKQFSLALDPERARQYRMESMPEELRNDCTTHHCSMCGPKFCSMNISHQIMDTAQNQ; encoded by the coding sequence ATGAATGTTACGCAAATGTACCGCGCCCGACAGGGTGAAATTACACCGGCTATGGAAACAGTGGCCCGCTCTGAACAATTGGAACCAGAATTTGTGCGTTCTGAAGTAGCCCGTGGTCGCATGGTTATAACGGCTAATATTAATCATAAAAATTTAATTCCAATGGGAATAGGTTTAAACGCTCGCTGTAAGATTAATGCCAACATTGGCAACAGCAAGCTTTCCAGTGGATGCAAGGAGGAGTTGGAAAAACTTGATATGGCCATTCGTTATGGTGCAGATACTGTGATGGATCTTTCGACTGGTGAGGATATTAACACTATACGTCAGGCAATTATTGATCACTCCACTGTTCCCATTGGTACGGTACCCATGTATCAGGCTGTGGAGGAAATTGAAGATCCCCTTGATCTGAGCGGGCGCAAAATACTCGATGTGATAGAGCAGCAGGCGAGGCAAGGTGTTGACTACATGACGGTGCACTGTGGCATTCTCCGGCAGCACATTCCCATGGCCATGGATCGAACCACAGGAATAGTGAGCCGAGGTGGGAGCCTGATGGCCCAGTGGATGCAACGTCATGAAAAGGAAAACCCAATATACGAACACTACGATGAGCTGTTGGAGATTTGTCAAAAGTATGACGTAACCCTATCGCTAGGCGACAGTTTGCGCCCAGGATGTCTGGCCGATGCTTCTGACAAAGCACAGTTGAGCGAGCTGGCCATACTGGGAGAACTTTGCAAGCGTGCCTGGGAAAAAGATGTACAGGTGATGATAGAAGGTCCCGGCCATGTCCCCATAGATCAAATAGAATACAACGTTAAAAAACAGATGGAGCTGTGTCATGAGGCTCCATTTTATGTTCTTGGCCCCTTGGTGACAGATATTGCTCCTGGCTATGATCATATAACTGGAGCTATAGGGGGAGCACTGGCTGCCTATTACGGAGTTTCCATGTTGTGTTACGTGACTCCCAAAGAACACCTGGGTCTTCCTAATGCAGAAGATGTGCGCAACGGAATTATAGCCTTTAAGATTGCTGCTCACAGTGCCAATATTGCTCGTCGCTTTCCTGGTGTGCGAGATCGTGATGATGAGATGAGCAAAGCTCGTTTTTCCTTTGATTGGGAAAAACAGTTTTCTCTTGCCCTCGATCCAGAGCGTGCGCGCCAGTACAGAATGGAGTCAATGCCAGAGGAACTTCGCAACGATTGCACTACCCACCATTGTTCTATGTGTGGCCCCAAGTTTTGTTCCATGAATATTTCACACCAGATAATGGATACAGCACAAAACCAATGA